The Lachnospiraceae bacterium KM106-2 nucleotide sequence TAACGAAGATATGTTAAATAAACCTCAGGTGATCGCAGCCAATAAGATGGATGTGTATTACGGTGATGATGAAAACGAAGTAATTAATCGTTTAAGAGAAGAATTCGGACCAAAAGGGATCGAAGTATTCCCAATCTCAGCTGTAAGTGGTAAAGGCGTTAAAGAATTATTATATAAAGTAAATGAGTTATTAGATGGTTTAGATAATGAACCAGTTGTATTCGAACGTGAATTCTTCCCAATGGAAGACACATTCTCTGATGAACCATATACCGTATCGAAGGTAGAAGATGGCTTGTTCTCAGTGGAAGGTCCTAGAATTGAGCGTATGCTTGGTTACACGAACCTTGATGATGAAAAAGGATTTAACTTCTTCCAGAAATTCTTACAAGACAATGGCATCTTAGATGAATTAGAAGCTCTTGGCATTGAAGAAGGAGATACTGTTAAACTTTACGGATTAGAATTTGATTATTATAAATAGATAAATAAAATGGAGGAGCTCGGATGACTACAAAACAAAGAGCCTATTTAAAAGGCCTTGCTATGAACATCGATGCAATTTACCAAGTTGGTAAATCAAGCATTTCTCCTGAAATGACTAAAGGAATTTCAGAAGCGCTTGAAGCACGCGAGTTGATCAAGATCAATGTATTAAAAAATTGTATGGATGATCCAAGAGCAATTGCTGAAGTATTAGCAGAACGTACTAATTCTCAAGTAGTTCAAGTAATTGGCAAGAAGATCGTTCTTTATAAAGAATCTAAAGATAACAAAAAAATCGTATTACCATAGAGGTGAAACTATGAGTTCGACAACAAAAGATAAGAAAAAGATCGGTTTAATGGGAGGAACATTTAATCCGATTCATGTTGGTCACTTAATGCTTGCTGAAGCAGCATATGAGCAATTTGAATTGGATGAAGTTTGGTTTATGCCAAATAAGAATCCTCCTCATAAACAGGGAAAATTCATTGTAGAAGACACCATTCGTGCGAAAATGGTAGAATTAAGTATTCATAATAATCCACATTTTAAATTGTGTACGGTGGAGTTGGAACGAGAAGGTAAATCTTATTCGGTCGATACTCTTACGTTTTTAACGAAGGAATACCCACAAGTTGAGTTCTATTTTATTATAGGTGCTGACTCTCTGTTTCAGATCAGTGCATGGAAGAATCCAGATATCTTTCTTCATCTTGCTCATTTTGTTGCAACGACAAGAGGAGAAAAAGATAAAGAGATGGTATTAGATCAGATTACGAAAGTAAATAAGCGGTATGACACGGATATCTCTTATCTTAGTATGCCATGCATTGATATCTCTTCGAACTTAATTCGCGACTTAATGGAGCGGCAACAATCCATTCGTTATTATGTCACAGATGACGTATATACTTACATTATGGAACATCAGTTATATAAGAGATAAAGGTAGGAGAAGATATGAACGTAGATGAAATCAAAGAAGAACTGAAGAAATTACAAAATGAACATCGTTATGTCCATACAGAAGGAGTTGCTTATACAAGCGCCTGCATGGCCATGCGTTACGGTGTAGATATGAATCAGGCTTATCTGGCTGGCCTTCTTCATGATAATGCGAAATGCTATTCCAATGAGGAAATACTTCGCCGCAGTGAAGAAGCTGGGTTAGAGATTCGTCCGATCGAGCGAAAGAATCCATTTTTACTTCATGCTAAGTTAGGCGCTTATTATGCGAAGACTTTGTATGGCGTAGAAGATGAGGATATCTTAGCTGCGATCAGTTATCATACAACTGGTCGTCCAGACATGTCTACGTTGGAGAAAATTCTATTTTGTGCTGATTATTTTGAACCAAACCGCCGCATGATCCCAGGACTTCCTGAAGTGCGCGCTAAGGCTTTTGTCGATTTGGATCAGACAGTTCACGTGATTCTTCGCAATACGTTGCGTTATTTGAAAGAAAATAGTGCAGATCCAGAGGATAATATTGACGAAATGACAGTCAGTGCATATGAATATTATAAGAAAATAAAAGTTGATGAGTAATAAAGGAGAAATTTATGGATATATCAAAAGATATGGCAAGATTGGCTTTTGAAGCCCTAGATGACAAGAAAGCCGAAGATATCGTTGTTTTAGAAGTTGGAGATATTTCTGTATTAGCAGATTACTTTATCATTGCAAACGGTACAAATAAATCACAGGTACAAGCTTTAGTAGATTCAGTGGAAGAGAACCTTTCAAAGAATGGCTATGAGCCAAAGCGTATCGAGGGAATCGGTAATGCAAACTGGGTTTTATTAGATTACGGCGATGTAATCATTCACATTTTCTCAAAAGAAGATCGTTTATTCTACGATTTAGAGAGAATTTGGAGAGATGGAAAGAACATCTCGAAAGAAGAATTACAAGCTTAAATTATAAAGTAAATATTTTTGACACTATTAGTTTGGAAAAGATGGTTTTTCTTGATTTTCTTGCACTATTAGTAGCAGTGTTATATAATTTTATTCATAGAGAGAAACAGCAAAGACGCGATCTGATGTCCTTGCTGTTTTTTTGTGGATTTCATTTTGATCCATGGCTTCTATACATTCTAAAGTAGTCTGTGCCATGATAGAACGAAGAAAACAGATTTCAATCAAGTAAAGTCCCGCTAGCTTTACTTCGATTACATAAGTACATCCTCCCAGATTAAAAGGTAAAAGGCTGTTATAATACTTTGGTATTATAGCAGCTTTTTTCATTAGCTAGGAAAGTTCTCTGAACTCACCGATCAATTAAAAAAGCTTTCTAAAGGAAGAAAGCCAAGATGCGCACTCACGCGGAAGGAAGGTATCACTTCGTGATCGCGTTCGACGCGGAGAGTATGGCAAGCCAAACTCTTTTTTATATAGGGGTCTAGTTCACATCATTTTCACAATTCTTACATAATTGGTACACAACCTCTTGGTATCCTTAGTTTACCAAAACAAATAGGAGGTTTCATAAAATACATGAAGAAGAAAAAGAAAGTAGTAATAGCGTGTGCCGCAGTGGGCATTGTTCTTATTGCAGGTGGTACCGTGTATCATTTTAACAGCAGCACACCAAGTGCTCAAACGATGTCCATCTCCAAAGAAACAGTAGTTAGCAAAGGAGATTTGACAGCAGGTATCACAGAAAGTGGTAATACTGCATTAGGAACACAAACCATTGACTATAGTATTAGTGTTTCCTCTGGAAGTTCTACTTCCCAAAGTTCAAGCTCTTCTTCTAGTGCAAGTGGAACAGATGCAGGAATGGGTTCAGGATCGACAGGTGGCAGCTCATCATCTACTACAAGCAGTAGTTTAAGTAGCAGCTCTAGTAGTACAACAATTCCATCCTTAGAAGTTGAAAAAGTATATAAACAAGCGAGTGATTCCGTAAAATCAGGAGATGCCATTCTTAAAGTAACTGATGCTAGTTACACAAAAGCAAAAACAAAGTTACAATCATTGGTTTCTGATGCACAGACCGCTTTAAAAGAAGCGCAGTATAATAAGAAGTTAACTGAGACTACTGCAAAGAGCACATATAACAGTAACTCTTCTAAGAGTACCATCGCAAAAGAGACTTATAATAATACATTAACGAAATTAGCAAATGCAGTCACTAGTGCGAAGAATGAATTATCTACAACAAAATCAGAAATCAGCACATTACAAAAAGCAATCAACAATAATATGTATTATAGTCAATACAATGTAAAATCATTAAAGAGTGCTGTTAGCTCAAAGCAAAAAACAGTAGATTCGTTAAAGAAGAAAGTAGCTTCCAATCCAGCGGATACTCAATTAAAACAACAATTAGAGCAAGCGCAGACAGAACTTAGCAGTGCTACAAATCAATATAATGAAGCACAAAAGAATTATGAACAAGCACTTTCGGAAGCGAAAACAAAGTTAAGCGAAGCAAAAGCGAAATTACCTCAATTACAGTCAAATTACAATGAGGCGGTAACCGCTCAAAAAGAAGGTAAGATCACAGCAAAAGCAACCTATGACGAAGCAATCGTTGCTTATAACAACGCAAGTACATTATATGATATTGATACATCAGGACTTGATCAAGCAGTTACAGATGCCAAAGAGACTCTTGCAGATGCAAAAGAACAATTAAGTGTCTTCAATTCCTTTGTGAAAAATGGTAAGATCGTCAGCGATGTAGATGGCTTAATTACTGATATCCCATATGCAAAAGGTGATTCGATTGCCAATGGTTCTACCGTAGCAACAATTGCTGATTCTTCAGAAGTTACGATCCAAGTCGATGTTGATCAAGAAGATATCGCATCTATTAAATCAGACAGTCAAGTAAGTATCCTATTTAGTGCATATCCAGAAAAAACATATGATGCGAAAGTAACAACAATCTCAACAACAGCATCTTCCAGTAGTTCATCAACGGTTACTTATCCAGTTACAGTAACATTAACAGGTGATGTATCTAAGATCTACTCTGGAATGAGTGCAGATGTAACATTTGTAACAAAACAATTAAAAGATGTTTTATATGTATCAAACAAAGCAATTACAACAGAAGGAACAAAATCTTATGTAACGAAGAAAGAATCCGATGGAACACACAAGAAAGTCGAGGTAACAACAGGATTCTCTGATGGAAATAACGTAGAGATAACAGATGGTTTATCTGAAAATGATACTGTCTTAATAGAAAGCCAGGTGAAGTAGGATTGAGGTTAAGCGAATTATTACGAATGGTATGGCTTAATATCGTTCAGAACAAATTTAAAGTATTGCTTACCTCAGTCGGCATTATCATAGGTGCTGCAACCATAGTCATGGTAATTGCCGTTGGTAAAGGTGGCAAGGAAGAAGTTGCAGAGCAATTTAAAAATCTGAACGCTGGTGCCATTGACATTTCCACTTCAACAACAACGAATTCCAGTAAATCATCTGGAAATAACACGATGGGTGGAGGAATGCCAGGAGGATCTTCGGGCAGATCAAGCAGTGGTTCTTCAAGCTCCGGTGGTGGATTCCCCGGAGGAGGTTCAGGCGGCTTTTCGATGAAAGGCGGCATGGGCGGTATGAATGACCCGATGATGAACAAAGATAAAGTCACATTAACAACAGATGATGTTGATGATATCGAGACATTTGTACCAGGTATTGAATCTGCTACGATCTCTTTCCAGTCAAAATCGCAGATTACAGGTGGGGATCTGGAGGAAGAGACAAGTTATACGGTAGCAGGTGTAAAAAGTAACTATCAAAAAATGAGTAATCTAAGTCTTGCAATCGGTGACTTTGTAACGGATTCCGATGATGAGAATAAGAAGAAGGTATGTGTCCTTGGGGCTACTGTAGCAACTGAAATCTTCGGTAATATCACAGATGCATATGATTCTACTATTTACATTGGCGGAAAAGCTTATGTTGTAAATGGTGTGCTTGAAGAAATGGGTAGTGTATCTTCTGGTATCAGTCCAGACCAAGCAATTTTTATTCCATATCAAACTGGTTTAAAATATGTAACCGGAAGTGATGCAAGTCCAACAATTACAGTAATCGCATCGGATGTTGATGAAGTAAGCACGGTAAGTGAAAATATCGAATCTGTATTAGCAGAATCTTATCCGAATACTACATTTACTTTAACAGACGCAGGAAGTAAGATGGAAGCCGCATCTGCATCAAACAATACGTTAACATTATTATTAGTCGTTATGGCGGTTATCGTATTTATCGTAGGTGGTATCGGTATCATGAATGTATTATTTGTTTCTGTAAAGGAACGTACCAAAGAAATCGGTATCTTAAAAGCAATTGGTTACTCGAACCGAGATATTCTTCTTGAATTCTTATTAGAAGCAG carries:
- a CDS encoding RNA binding protein, with protein sequence MTTKQRAYLKGLAMNIDAIYQVGKSSISPEMTKGISEALEARELIKINVLKNCMDDPRAIAEVLAERTNSQVVQVIGKKIVLYKESKDNKKIVLP
- a CDS encoding ribosomal silencing factor RsfA; translation: MDISKDMARLAFEALDDKKAEDIVVLEVGDISVLADYFIIANGTNKSQVQALVDSVEENLSKNGYEPKRIEGIGNANWVLLDYGDVIIHIFSKEDRLFYDLERIWRDGKNISKEELQA
- a CDS encoding cobalt/zinc/cadmium efflux RND transporter, membrane fusion protein, CzcB family; amino-acid sequence: MKKKKKVVIACAAVGIVLIAGGTVYHFNSSTPSAQTMSISKETVVSKGDLTAGITESGNTALGTQTIDYSISVSSGSSTSQSSSSSSSASGTDAGMGSGSTGGSSSSTTSSSLSSSSSSTTIPSLEVEKVYKQASDSVKSGDAILKVTDASYTKAKTKLQSLVSDAQTALKEAQYNKKLTETTAKSTYNSNSSKSTIAKETYNNTLTKLANAVTSAKNELSTTKSEISTLQKAINNNMYYSQYNVKSLKSAVSSKQKTVDSLKKKVASNPADTQLKQQLEQAQTELSSATNQYNEAQKNYEQALSEAKTKLSEAKAKLPQLQSNYNEAVTAQKEGKITAKATYDEAIVAYNNASTLYDIDTSGLDQAVTDAKETLADAKEQLSVFNSFVKNGKIVSDVDGLITDIPYAKGDSIANGSTVATIADSSEVTIQVDVDQEDIASIKSDSQVSILFSAYPEKTYDAKVTTISTTASSSSSSTVTYPVTVTLTGDVSKIYSGMSADVTFVTKQLKDVLYVSNKAITTEGTKSYVTKKESDGTHKKVEVTTGFSDGNNVEITDGLSENDTVLIESQVK
- a CDS encoding hydrolase HAD superfamily, YqeK, which gives rise to MNVDEIKEELKKLQNEHRYVHTEGVAYTSACMAMRYGVDMNQAYLAGLLHDNAKCYSNEEILRRSEEAGLEIRPIERKNPFLLHAKLGAYYAKTLYGVEDEDILAAISYHTTGRPDMSTLEKILFCADYFEPNRRMIPGLPEVRAKAFVDLDQTVHVILRNTLRYLKENSADPEDNIDEMTVSAYEYYKKIKVDE
- a CDS encoding macrolide export ATP-binding/permease protein MacB; its protein translation is MVWLNIVQNKFKVLLTSVGIIIGAATIVMVIAVGKGGKEEVAEQFKNLNAGAIDISTSTTTNSSKSSGNNTMGGGMPGGSSGRSSSGSSSSGGGFPGGGSGGFSMKGGMGGMNDPMMNKDKVTLTTDDVDDIETFVPGIESATISFQSKSQITGGDLEEETSYTVAGVKSNYQKMSNLSLAIGDFVTDSDDENKKKVCVLGATVATEIFGNITDAYDSTIYIGGKAYVVNGVLEEMGSVSSGISPDQAIFIPYQTGLKYVTGSDASPTITVIASDVDEVSTVSENIESVLAESYPNTTFTLTDAGSKMEAASASNNTLTLLLVVMAVIVFIVGGIGIMNVLFVSVKERTKEIGILKAIGYSNRDILLEFLLEAAMISILGGVAGVGISFIVIIVVKQLGISAIASLSGCVIAFFFAVVTGTLFGFYPAVKASRLIPIEALSEE
- a CDS encoding nicotinate-nucleotide adenylyltransferase; this translates as MSSTTKDKKKIGLMGGTFNPIHVGHLMLAEAAYEQFELDEVWFMPNKNPPHKQGKFIVEDTIRAKMVELSIHNNPHFKLCTVELEREGKSYSVDTLTFLTKEYPQVEFYFIIGADSLFQISAWKNPDIFLHLAHFVATTRGEKDKEMVLDQITKVNKRYDTDISYLSMPCIDISSNLIRDLMERQQSIRYYVTDDVYTYIMEHQLYKR